The Tamandua tetradactyla isolate mTamTet1 chromosome 23, mTamTet1.pri, whole genome shotgun sequence genome includes a window with the following:
- the LOC143666549 gene encoding olfactory receptor 8H3-like yields MVFFLIYLITMLGNAGVILIIHLDLQLHTPMYFFLSQLSLLDLSYSTVITPKTLDNLLTSNKYISFIGCLIQMYFFVFLGATECFLLSSMAYDHHVAICSPLHYSIVMSKRLCSTLITGSYMIGCTESLINVLCMNSLHFCSSNIIHHFFCDLTPVLALSYTDTHDTEIMIFIVAGSTLIVSLITISVSYGSILSTILKINSTSGKHKAFSTCASHFLGVTIFYGTIIFTYLKPKNSYSLGRDHVASVF; encoded by the exons ATGGTATTTTTCCTCATATATCTCATTACCATGCTGGGGAATGCAGGGGTGATACTGATAATTCACCTGGATCTCcagcttcacacccccatgtactttttcctcagtcAGCTCTCTCTCCTTGACCTCAGTTACTCAACAGTCATCACACCTAAAACCTTAGATAACTTACTGACTTCCAACAAGTATATTTCATTCATTGGTTGCCTCATCCAGatgtatttttttgtcttcttgggTGCCACTGaatgtttccttctctcttcaaTGGCCTATGACCACCATGTAGCTATCTGCAGTCCTCTTCATTACTCCATTGTGATGTCTAAGAGACTCTGCAGCACCCTCATTACTGGCTCTTACATGATTGGCTGCACAGAGTCATTGATCAATGTTCTTTGCATGAACAGCTTGCATTTCTGCAGCTCTAATATAATccatcactttttctgtgacttAACCCCAGTTTTAGCCCTGTCCTATACTGACACTCATGACACTGAAATCATGATATTCATTGTGGCTGGCTCTACCTTAATTGTGTCTCTTATCACAATCTCTGTGTCCTATGGGTCTATTCTGTCTACTATCCTGAAAATTAATTCCACTTCAGGAAAGCACAAAGCCTTCTCTACCTGTGCCTCCCACTTCCTGGGA g TCACCATTTTTTATGGCACTAtaattttcacttatttaaaaCCAAAGAACTCCTACTCCTTGGGAAGGGATCATGTGGCCTCTGTGTTTTAA